A region of Deltaproteobacteria bacterium RBG_16_64_85 DNA encodes the following proteins:
- a CDS encoding 23S rRNA (adenine(2503)-C(2))-methyltransferase produces the protein MRADRTDLKGMSLPELETFLSRWGKERYRARQISRWIYQQFAEEFSAMTDLSKDFREELTRGCRVSSPPAERVEVSADGTEKCLFRLEDGETVESVLIPEEDRRTLCISSQVGCALRCGFCATGATGFRRNMTSAEIVHQVCFAVKRLTEKGERLTNVVFMGMGEPLENLPEVSRTIGILLSQFGFGLSGKRVTVSTAGVVPAMLALAKEFPVSFAVSINAPSDELRSRLMPVNRKYPLMELVAAMKKIPLRSGRKVTAEYILLGGINDSKEDASRLARLLKGARVKVNLIPYNAHEYGDFTSPSAETADRFRDVLLAAGIQAILRERRGADIRAACGQLRGIQERGEER, from the coding sequence ATGCGCGCGGATCGTACGGACCTCAAGGGGATGTCACTGCCGGAGCTCGAGACGTTTCTCTCGCGCTGGGGGAAGGAGCGGTACCGGGCGCGGCAGATTTCCCGATGGATCTATCAGCAGTTCGCGGAGGAATTTTCGGCGATGACGGATCTCTCGAAAGATTTCCGCGAGGAGCTGACGAGGGGATGCCGCGTCTCCTCTCCTCCCGCGGAAAGAGTGGAAGTGTCCGCGGACGGAACGGAGAAGTGCCTGTTCCGCCTGGAGGACGGCGAGACGGTCGAGAGCGTCCTCATCCCGGAAGAAGATCGCAGGACGCTGTGCATCTCGTCGCAGGTGGGGTGCGCCCTCCGCTGCGGATTTTGCGCGACCGGCGCGACGGGATTCCGCCGGAACATGACGTCGGCAGAGATCGTCCACCAGGTCTGCTTCGCGGTGAAGCGACTCACGGAAAAGGGAGAGCGCCTGACCAACGTTGTCTTCATGGGGATGGGGGAGCCGCTGGAGAACCTCCCGGAGGTCTCCCGTACGATCGGGATCCTCCTGTCGCAGTTCGGCTTCGGCCTCTCGGGGAAGCGCGTCACGGTCTCCACGGCGGGTGTGGTCCCCGCGATGCTTGCGCTGGCGAAGGAATTTCCCGTGAGCTTCGCCGTGTCGATCAATGCGCCGAGCGACGAGCTCCGGTCGAGGCTGATGCCGGTCAACCGGAAATACCCGCTGATGGAACTGGTTGCCGCGATGAAAAAGATCCCCCTCCGGAGCGGCCGGAAAGTGACCGCGGAGTACATCCTGCTTGGGGGAATCAACGATTCGAAAGAAGATGCCAGCCGCCTTGCTCGTCTTCTCAAGGGAGCGCGGGTCAAGGTCAACCTCATCCCGTACAATGCGCACGAGTACGGGGATTTCACCTCACCGTCCGCGGAAACCGCGGACCGCTTCCGGGATGTCCTCCTCGCCGCCGGGATCCAGGCGATCCTCCGGGAGCGTCGCGGAGCGGACATCCGCGCGGCGTGCGGACAGTTGAGAGGAATACAGGAGCGGGGCGAAGAAAGATAG
- a CDS encoding methylthioadenosine phosphorylase, with protein sequence MPDIMGVIGGSGLYEMEGLKNIRTVSVKTPFGNPSDAMVVGEIDGRTLAFLPRHGRGHRVLPSQINYRANLYALKKVGVKWVLSISAVGSMKENIRPGDIVVVDQFYDHTRIRPNTFFGDGVVGHIPFADPVCPKLADIAYAAAKNVVKRTHRGGTYLCMEGPAFSTRAESRIYRKWGVDVIGMTNMPEAKLAREAELCYATLALATDYDCWHETEQDVSIEAILAILRKNVENSKRIIREVALHLPEKGSCGCGESLKYAILTDRKRIPATARRRLSLLIGRYL encoded by the coding sequence ATGCCGGATATCATGGGGGTCATCGGGGGCTCCGGTCTCTACGAGATGGAGGGGCTCAAAAACATCCGCACCGTTTCGGTGAAGACGCCCTTCGGAAACCCTTCGGATGCGATGGTGGTAGGGGAAATCGACGGTCGGACGCTGGCCTTCCTCCCCCGGCACGGCAGGGGGCACCGGGTTCTCCCCTCGCAGATCAACTACCGCGCGAATCTCTATGCGCTGAAGAAAGTGGGCGTGAAGTGGGTGCTCTCCATCTCCGCCGTGGGGAGCATGAAGGAAAACATCCGTCCGGGAGATATCGTGGTGGTCGACCAGTTTTACGACCACACCCGGATCCGCCCGAACACCTTCTTCGGGGACGGTGTCGTCGGGCACATCCCCTTCGCCGACCCGGTCTGCCCGAAGCTGGCGGACATCGCCTATGCGGCGGCAAAGAACGTCGTGAAGCGGACGCACCGGGGGGGGACCTATCTCTGCATGGAGGGCCCCGCCTTTTCCACCCGTGCCGAGTCCCGGATCTACAGAAAGTGGGGGGTGGACGTGATCGGGATGACGAACATGCCCGAGGCGAAGCTGGCCCGCGAGGCCGAGCTCTGCTATGCCACGCTGGCCCTCGCCACCGATTACGACTGCTGGCACGAAACGGAACAGGACGTTTCGATCGAGGCGATCCTCGCCATCCTCCGGAAGAACGTGGAGAACTCGAAGCGGATCATCCGCGAGGTCGCCCTCCATCTTCCCGAGAAAGGATCGTGCGGATGCGGCGAATCCCTTAAATACGCGATCCTCACCGACCGGAAGCGGATCCCTGCGACGGCCAGAAGGAGGCTCTCCCTCCTGATCGGTAGATACCTATGA
- a CDS encoding nucleoside-diphosphate kinase → MPHRKGGKQRTLSIVKPDGVKKGVVGEVIRRFEKEGIRVVAMKMLHLTKKRAEGFYAVHRERPFFASLTDFMSSGPVVVMVLEGDDVIARNRTIMGATDPSMADKGTIRADFAGSIEQNIVHGSDAPETATTEIRYFFSEMEIIT, encoded by the coding sequence GTGCCCCACAGGAAGGGGGGGAAACAGCGCACCCTTTCGATCGTCAAGCCGGACGGCGTGAAGAAGGGGGTCGTCGGCGAGGTGATCCGCCGGTTCGAGAAGGAAGGGATCCGGGTCGTCGCCATGAAGATGCTGCATCTGACGAAGAAGCGGGCGGAGGGGTTCTACGCCGTTCACCGGGAGCGGCCGTTCTTCGCGTCGCTCACGGACTTCATGTCCTCGGGCCCCGTCGTGGTGATGGTGCTCGAGGGGGACGACGTGATCGCCCGGAACCGGACGATCATGGGCGCCACCGACCCTTCGATGGCCGACAAGGGAACGATCCGGGCCGACTTCGCCGGCAGCATCGAGCAGAACATCGTCCACGGCTCCGACGCTCCGGAGACGGCGACAACGGAAATCCGTTATTTTTTCAGCGAGATGGAGATTATAACGTAA